A part of Thioalkalivibrio sp. ALJ12 genomic DNA contains:
- a CDS encoding HDOD domain-containing protein → MDTTTIDSLLQEMDLTAHLSESARAELAQACASPELPAGKRLRPKDVADRHLFLLSGQLVRVSGGTPSRITVSDGNSEPPLQMFDGGAGQHDFIITEKPCRMLEVPTGALEQAHSASLVMHDTELDDTEGAFFGELYDLITSNRLELPTMPEVALRIQELTKDPDADIDKLTDVIQRDGTIAGALLHATNSPLFRGSQQIQSVRDAVTRLGFRNTRMLAMNMAMRQAFKARHAATREAMEAVWQHGVLQSAYAYLVADSLKLLDRERALLAGLVAGIGAVPIIQFIEVREDHPEPERVARLVRRLRNLAGVLVINYWDLGGDLVNVAEHSSDWGYRPAEPDYASIALVAQYAALQAEGKELPAPSEVKAFELLGIDAPAPGEPIAFLEARAADLAELQKLFDM, encoded by the coding sequence CCGGAGCTGCCCGCCGGCAAGCGGCTGCGGCCCAAGGACGTAGCGGACCGGCACCTGTTTCTGCTGAGCGGCCAACTGGTACGCGTCAGCGGCGGCACCCCTTCGCGCATTACCGTCAGCGATGGCAACAGCGAGCCGCCCCTGCAGATGTTCGACGGCGGGGCCGGCCAGCACGATTTCATCATCACCGAAAAGCCCTGCCGCATGCTGGAGGTGCCCACAGGGGCGCTGGAGCAGGCCCACAGTGCCTCGCTGGTAATGCACGACACCGAGCTGGATGACACGGAAGGCGCCTTTTTCGGCGAGCTGTACGACTTGATCACCAGCAATCGTCTGGAGCTGCCGACCATGCCCGAGGTCGCCCTGCGCATCCAGGAGCTGACCAAGGATCCAGACGCGGACATCGACAAGCTGACCGATGTCATCCAGCGCGACGGGACCATCGCCGGGGCCTTGTTGCACGCCACGAACAGCCCGCTGTTCCGCGGCTCGCAGCAGATCCAGTCGGTACGGGACGCGGTCACGCGCCTGGGCTTTCGCAATACCCGCATGCTGGCCATGAACATGGCTATGCGACAGGCCTTCAAGGCCCGTCATGCGGCTACACGCGAGGCGATGGAGGCGGTCTGGCAGCACGGGGTACTGCAATCGGCCTATGCCTATCTGGTGGCCGACTCCCTGAAGCTGCTGGACCGTGAGCGCGCGTTGCTCGCCGGCCTGGTGGCCGGCATCGGGGCCGTCCCGATCATCCAGTTCATCGAGGTACGCGAGGACCACCCGGAGCCCGAGCGGGTGGCCCGTCTGGTTCGCCGCCTGCGCAATCTGGCCGGCGTACTGGTTATCAACTACTGGGACCTGGGCGGAGACCTGGTCAATGTCGCGGAGCACAGCAGCGACTGGGGCTACCGGCCGGCGGAACCCGACTATGCCAGCATCGCGCTGGTCGCCCAGTACGCCGCGCTGCAGGCCGAGGGCAAGGAACTGCCGGCCCCGTCCGAGGTCAAGGCTTTCGAACTCCTGGGCATCGATGCCCCCGCCCCCGGGGAACCGATCGCCTTCCTGGAGGCCCGGGCCGCCGACCTGGCGGAATTGCAAAAACTCTTTGATATGTAG
- a CDS encoding HDOD domain-containing protein, with translation MIEERLPQLVPFADLGERARHKLLQHASTLDIKPGLKLHARDEWRHLIFLLEGRVILSDDGQSVILKGGSPESLNPLFNERDYHSHAIAASSGRIALFDRKVYENLIDGAREGVEVSEIELSDLEGELFTSIYTRAFSGELQLPQLPEVALHLQAALKDPDVDIERVTRIIEEDPSVAARLLSVANSPAMGSQREVSRLADAVSRLGLERTRQLVMALAAHQVFIRRDSPYHGLLERLWRRSARVAAISCVLADQSEAVDPQKALLAGLLHRVGALPIIGEVARSHPDRSAEDIERILYRLEGLIGELVAQQWGLASDIMAAIRDSGGPETATAAPLTDIVRIARSACTRDGDDALADRTPLAKLNAVARFGFVLDDDGQLPAIDTARREIDALIREVA, from the coding sequence GTGATCGAGGAACGTCTTCCACAACTGGTCCCGTTCGCCGACCTCGGCGAGCGTGCGCGCCACAAGCTCCTCCAGCACGCCAGCACCCTGGACATCAAGCCCGGCCTGAAGCTGCATGCGCGTGACGAATGGCGCCACCTGATCTTTCTCCTTGAAGGCCGGGTAATCCTGTCTGACGACGGCCAGTCGGTCATCCTCAAGGGCGGCAGCCCGGAATCCCTGAACCCACTGTTCAACGAACGCGATTACCACAGCCACGCGATCGCGGCGAGTAGCGGGCGTATCGCCCTGTTCGACCGCAAGGTCTACGAAAACCTGATCGATGGCGCGCGCGAAGGTGTGGAGGTCAGCGAGATCGAGCTGTCCGACCTTGAGGGCGAGCTGTTCACCAGCATCTACACCCGCGCCTTCTCCGGCGAACTGCAACTGCCGCAATTGCCGGAAGTGGCACTGCACCTGCAGGCGGCGCTGAAGGACCCGGACGTCGATATCGAGCGCGTCACCCGCATCATCGAGGAAGACCCCAGCGTCGCCGCACGCCTGCTGTCGGTGGCCAACAGCCCGGCGATGGGGAGCCAGCGCGAGGTCTCGCGACTGGCCGATGCGGTCTCCCGTCTCGGCCTCGAACGGACCCGGCAACTGGTGATGGCGCTCGCTGCGCACCAGGTCTTCATTCGGCGCGACAGCCCCTACCACGGCCTGCTGGAACGCCTGTGGCGGCGTTCGGCCCGCGTCGCGGCCATCAGCTGCGTACTGGCGGACCAGAGCGAGGCAGTCGATCCGCAAAAGGCTCTGCTGGCCGGGCTGCTGCATCGGGTCGGTGCATTGCCCATCATCGGCGAGGTCGCCCGCAGCCACCCCGACCGCAGTGCCGAGGACATCGAGCGCATCCTCTATCGCCTGGAAGGCCTGATCGGCGAACTGGTTGCTCAACAGTGGGGCCTGGCTTCCGATATCATGGCGGCCATTCGCGATTCCGGTGGCCCGGAAACCGCTACGGCAGCACCCCTGACCGACATCGTGCGCATCGCTCGCAGCGCCTGCACGCGCGATGGCGACGACGCCCTGGCGGACCGGACGCCACTGGCCAAGTTGAACGCCGTGGCACGATTCGGCTTTGTGCTCGACGACGACGGCCAGCTGCCGGCAATCGACACGGCCCGCCGCGAGATTGACGCGCTGATCCGCGAGGTCGCCTGA
- the lipA gene encoding lipoyl synthase: MTTRTRPQPGEKQRAADKVARIPVKISPTEQPQRKPKWIRAQSQARPEVQRIKRILRNQKLHTVCEEASCPNLGECFAHGTATFMIMGDICTRRCPFCDVAHGRPEALDPDEPRHLAETIQALGLKYVVITSVDRDDLRDGGAGHFVDCIREVRTLNPNTKIEILVPDFRGRMDRALEIMHQAPPDVFNHNLETIPRLYREARPGADYQWSLELLKRFREQHPGVPTKSGLMLGLGETREELLEVLADLREHGCDMLTLGQYLQPSRHHLPVTRFLAPEEFDDLGEAAREMGFKQVASGPMVRSSYHADLQAQGLETA; the protein is encoded by the coding sequence ATGACCACTCGAACACGACCCCAACCTGGCGAAAAACAACGCGCCGCCGACAAGGTCGCGCGCATCCCGGTCAAGATCAGCCCGACCGAGCAGCCGCAGCGCAAACCGAAGTGGATCCGCGCCCAGAGCCAGGCTCGGCCCGAGGTGCAGCGTATCAAGCGCATCCTGCGCAACCAGAAGCTGCACACCGTCTGCGAAGAGGCGAGCTGCCCGAACCTGGGCGAATGCTTCGCCCACGGCACCGCCACCTTCATGATCATGGGTGACATCTGCACCCGCCGCTGCCCGTTCTGCGATGTCGCCCACGGCCGCCCCGAGGCCCTCGACCCCGACGAGCCCCGCCACCTGGCGGAGACCATCCAGGCGCTGGGCCTGAAGTACGTGGTCATCACCTCGGTGGATCGCGACGACCTCCGTGACGGTGGCGCCGGCCACTTCGTGGACTGCATCCGCGAGGTCCGCACGCTGAATCCGAACACGAAGATCGAGATCCTGGTGCCCGACTTCCGCGGCCGCATGGACCGGGCGCTGGAGATCATGCACCAGGCCCCGCCGGACGTCTTCAACCACAATCTCGAGACGATCCCGCGGCTTTACCGCGAGGCGCGTCCCGGCGCCGACTATCAATGGTCGCTGGAGCTGCTGAAGCGTTTCCGCGAACAGCACCCCGGGGTGCCGACCAAGTCCGGTCTGATGCTCGGGCTCGGCGAGACCCGCGAGGAGCTGCTGGAGGTCCTGGCGGACCTGCGCGAACACGGCTGCGACATGCTGACCCTGGGGCAGTACCTGCAGCCCTCGCGCCATCATCTTCCGGTCACGCGCTTCCTGGCACCGGAGGAGTTCGACGACCTCGGCGAGGCCGCACGCGAAATGGGCTTCAAGCAGGTGGCCAGCGGTCCCATGGTGCGCTCCTCCTACCACGCCGACCTCCAGGCCCAGGGCCTCGAAACCGCCTGA
- the lipB gene encoding lipoyl(octanoyl) transferase LipB, whose protein sequence is MTGPLVPGPVARLLGMQPYVPVWQAMQLQARERDATRPDAFWCVEHPPVFTQGRNGRPEHLLDPGATPVIAIDRGGQVTWHGPGQLVIYTLVDLPRLGIGVRRLVEGLEQAVIDTLAQWGIHAQRREKAPGVYVDGAKIAALGLRIRHGRSIHGLALNIAPDLAPFQRMNPCGYPGLAATSMQHLLGPVDATRVREQLLAHLAEQLFPAAVASIRHEPSLPPELVRVLALGRCPAPSGWD, encoded by the coding sequence GTGACCGGTCCGCTCGTCCCCGGGCCCGTGGCCCGCCTGCTGGGTATGCAGCCCTACGTACCTGTCTGGCAGGCGATGCAACTCCAGGCCCGGGAGCGCGATGCGACCCGGCCGGACGCGTTCTGGTGCGTTGAACACCCCCCCGTCTTCACCCAGGGCCGTAATGGCCGCCCCGAGCATCTGCTGGACCCCGGCGCGACGCCGGTGATCGCGATCGATCGCGGGGGACAGGTGACCTGGCACGGCCCCGGACAACTGGTCATCTACACGCTGGTGGATCTGCCGCGACTGGGGATCGGGGTCCGGCGTCTGGTCGAAGGCCTGGAGCAGGCGGTGATCGATACGCTCGCGCAATGGGGTATCCACGCGCAGCGCCGGGAAAAGGCGCCAGGGGTATATGTGGACGGGGCCAAGATTGCGGCGCTCGGGCTGCGCATCCGGCACGGGCGCAGCATCCATGGGCTGGCGCTGAACATCGCCCCGGATCTGGCGCCGTTTCAGCGCATGAACCCCTGTGGCTATCCCGGCCTCGCCGCGACCTCCATGCAGCATCTGCTCGGCCCGGTGGACGCCACCCGCGTCCGCGAGCAACTGCTCGCCCATCTAGCCGAACAGCTGTTTCCCGCCGCGGTCGCGAGCATCAGGCATGAACCCTCTTTGCCGCCTGAGCTTGTCCGGGTTCTGGCGCTGGGGCGTTGTCCCGCGCCCTCAGGGTGGGACTAG
- a CDS encoding YbeD family protein produces the protein MTDERESLIEFPCRFPIKVMGDSHPELLEAVEACVAEHVPDPDDAVIQQRASSGGRFVGITITFTATSQAQLDDLYRALGRCDRVRMIL, from the coding sequence ATGACAGACGAGCGCGAAAGCCTGATCGAGTTTCCCTGTCGTTTTCCGATCAAGGTCATGGGCGACTCGCACCCGGAGCTCCTGGAGGCCGTGGAGGCCTGTGTGGCCGAGCATGTGCCGGACCCGGACGACGCCGTGATCCAGCAGCGCGCCTCCAGTGGCGGGCGTTTCGTCGGCATCACCATCACCTTCACCGCGACCAGTCAGGCCCAGCTCGATGACCTCTACCGGGCCCTGGGGCGCTGCGACCGGGTCCGCATGATCCTGTGA
- a CDS encoding D-amino acid aminotransferase gives MSVAYFNGDFMPLESVRISPLDRGFLFGDSVYEVIPSYAGQLFLLTEHLERLQRSLDAIRLESPLSFDQWRGMLEELVRRNEGDVPIDLGLYLQVTRGVAPRDHAFPAGGPPTVFAMANPIAPLADTIRQAGVAAVTGPDTRWSRCDIKATTLLANVLARQEAREQDAVEAILLRDGQVTEGAASNVFALVDGTLVTPPLASSLLPGVTRALVLRLAAQCGLDVVERDLSESQLRAADEIWLTSSTKELLPVCRLDGHPVGAGVPGPGWQAVHAAYQQAKRDAHPSRAPVEGCA, from the coding sequence GTGAGCGTTGCGTATTTCAATGGCGACTTCATGCCGCTCGAATCGGTGCGTATCTCCCCGCTGGATCGCGGATTCCTGTTCGGGGACTCGGTCTACGAGGTAATCCCCAGCTACGCCGGGCAGCTGTTTCTGCTGACGGAACACCTTGAGCGGCTGCAGCGCTCGCTGGACGCCATCCGCCTCGAATCGCCGCTGTCGTTCGACCAGTGGCGGGGCATGCTGGAGGAGCTCGTCCGGCGCAACGAGGGGGATGTGCCCATCGATCTCGGGCTGTACCTGCAGGTCACGCGCGGGGTTGCCCCGCGCGACCACGCCTTTCCCGCCGGCGGGCCGCCCACGGTCTTTGCGATGGCGAATCCGATCGCGCCCCTGGCGGACACGATCCGCCAGGCCGGGGTCGCGGCGGTGACGGGGCCCGATACGCGCTGGTCCCGCTGTGACATCAAGGCCACTACGCTGCTGGCCAACGTGCTCGCGCGTCAGGAGGCCCGCGAACAGGATGCAGTCGAGGCCATCCTGTTGCGCGACGGTCAGGTGACGGAGGGTGCGGCCAGCAATGTGTTCGCCCTCGTCGACGGCACGCTGGTTACGCCTCCGCTGGCATCATCGCTGCTCCCGGGGGTAACAAGGGCCCTGGTCCTGCGCTTGGCCGCCCAGTGCGGTCTCGATGTTGTGGAGCGTGATCTGTCCGAGTCCCAGTTGCGTGCGGCCGACGAGATCTGGCTGACCAGTTCCACCAAGGAGCTCCTGCCGGTTTGTCGGCTCGACGGCCATCCGGTCGGAGCCGGGGTCCCGGGCCCGGGCTGGCAGGCCGTTCATGCCGCGTATCAGCAGGCAAAGCGCGACGCTCACCCGTCCCGGGCACCAGTCGAGGGGTGCGCATGA
- a CDS encoding D-alanyl-D-alanine carboxypeptidase family protein, with translation MIPPLHSVARRALMTLSLAVCVAAMPAMAGEPLPVPGSGGAMPSGIPSPPSDVTAKSYALMDFDSGLVLASREADVDREPASLTKLMTAYVVFGEIRDGRLGLEDTVTISERAWRTGMRGASRMFIEVGDEVKVEDLLRGMIIQSGNDASTALAEAVAGSEGAFVDMMNSQARELGMMNSYFTNSHGLPSDEPQSTSAQDMALLARALIREFPDLYGYYSERSFEFNDISQSNRNMLLWRDAGFDGLKTGWTSAAGYNLVSSAKRSDRRLIAVVLGIEASNHQEGGTRRANESQALVNWGMRFTEPQRLFEAGTQLGSPRIYRGADSEVSVGLAEDFWVIVPPGRGDNLEATMELNQPLEAPLAAGAAVGEVQARLNGELIGQQPVVALEEIEEGGLVRRLWDGAALSLRSVWPF, from the coding sequence ATGATCCCCCCGCTCCATTCTGTCGCCCGCCGCGCCCTGATGACCCTCTCCCTGGCCGTGTGCGTTGCCGCCATGCCGGCGATGGCGGGTGAGCCCCTGCCGGTTCCGGGCAGTGGTGGGGCCATGCCAAGCGGGATCCCCAGCCCGCCCTCTGACGTGACGGCGAAGAGCTATGCGCTGATGGACTTCGATTCCGGTCTGGTGCTGGCCTCGCGCGAGGCGGATGTTGATCGCGAACCCGCGAGCCTGACCAAGCTGATGACGGCCTACGTCGTGTTCGGCGAGATTCGCGACGGGCGGCTGGGGCTCGAGGACACGGTGACCATCAGCGAGCGGGCCTGGCGCACGGGTATGCGGGGCGCGTCGCGCATGTTTATTGAGGTCGGCGACGAGGTGAAGGTCGAGGACCTGCTGCGCGGGATGATCATCCAGTCCGGAAACGATGCCTCCACCGCGCTCGCCGAGGCTGTGGCCGGTTCCGAGGGGGCGTTCGTCGACATGATGAACAGCCAGGCGCGTGAACTCGGGATGATGAACTCGTATTTCACCAACTCGCACGGGCTGCCTTCCGATGAGCCGCAATCCACCTCTGCTCAGGATATGGCGCTGCTGGCTCGGGCGCTGATTCGCGAGTTCCCCGACCTTTACGGCTATTACAGCGAGCGCTCGTTCGAGTTCAACGATATCTCGCAGAGTAACCGCAACATGCTCCTTTGGCGTGACGCCGGTTTCGATGGCCTGAAGACCGGCTGGACCTCTGCGGCCGGTTACAACCTGGTCTCGTCGGCGAAGCGCAGCGATCGCCGCCTGATCGCCGTGGTGCTGGGCATCGAGGCCTCCAACCACCAGGAGGGTGGTACGCGTCGGGCCAACGAGTCGCAGGCCCTGGTCAACTGGGGCATGCGTTTTACCGAACCCCAGCGTCTGTTCGAGGCGGGGACGCAGCTGGGCAGCCCGCGCATCTATCGTGGTGCGGATAGCGAGGTGTCCGTCGGGCTGGCCGAGGATTTCTGGGTGATCGTGCCCCCGGGCCGCGGTGACAACCTTGAGGCCACAATGGAATTGAACCAGCCGCTGGAAGCGCCGCTGGCCGCAGGGGCCGCCGTGGGCGAGGTGCAGGCCCGTCTCAATGGCGAGTTGATCGGGCAGCAGCCGGTCGTCGCCCTTGAAGAGATCGAGGAGGGCGGGCTGGTGCGTCGCCTATGGGATGGTGCTGCCTTGTCGCTGCGCTCGGTCTGGCCGTTCTGA
- a CDS encoding septal ring lytic transglycosylase RlpA family protein gives MRWPSTSWPRPLPSKRCRPGAAAAAPAVLFALMLAGCSSAPDRKADPDRPLGDAAYDAYPDPDDIPQDLALIPDAVPTDEPPSRYGNPPEYEVFGQRYRTLRTSTGFEEEGLASWYGTKFHGRRTSSGEPYDMYAMTAAHKTLPLPTYVEVVNLENDRRVIVRVNDRGPFVDERIIDLSYAAAHRLDMTDAGVAPVRIRAVGPEDVDSPRVAESRPPVPEPIELAEASQGGGSSPVATSSDDARAATEANAPEAVANNGRWVQIGAFSERRTAEEIRRDLEALGFESIEISTLERDEQADLHRVRIGPLEEVELQEATERLQEAAHVDYRIVDD, from the coding sequence ATGCGATGGCCGTCCACCAGCTGGCCGAGGCCTTTGCCGAGTAAACGGTGCCGCCCTGGCGCGGCCGCCGCCGCGCCGGCGGTGTTGTTCGCGCTGATGCTGGCCGGCTGCTCGTCGGCCCCCGATCGCAAGGCAGACCCGGATCGCCCGCTGGGCGATGCGGCGTATGACGCCTACCCGGACCCGGATGACATCCCGCAGGATCTGGCGCTGATCCCCGACGCAGTGCCGACCGACGAGCCCCCGAGTCGCTACGGGAACCCGCCCGAGTACGAGGTCTTCGGGCAGCGTTACCGTACCCTGCGCACCAGCACCGGCTTCGAGGAAGAGGGTCTGGCCTCGTGGTACGGGACCAAGTTCCACGGCCGGCGAACCTCCAGTGGCGAGCCCTACGACATGTATGCGATGACGGCAGCCCACAAGACGCTCCCGCTGCCGACCTATGTCGAGGTCGTGAACCTGGAGAATGACCGCCGCGTGATTGTGCGGGTCAATGATCGCGGGCCCTTTGTGGATGAACGCATCATCGACCTCTCCTATGCGGCGGCGCATCGGCTGGACATGACCGATGCCGGTGTGGCCCCGGTGCGCATTCGTGCCGTGGGGCCGGAAGACGTCGATTCGCCGCGTGTGGCCGAATCGCGCCCGCCGGTGCCGGAACCCATCGAGCTCGCCGAGGCCAGCCAGGGGGGCGGCAGCAGCCCGGTCGCGACATCGTCTGATGACGCGCGCGCTGCTACCGAAGCGAACGCCCCAGAGGCCGTCGCGAACAACGGCCGCTGGGTGCAGATCGGGGCGTTTTCCGAACGCCGAACGGCGGAGGAGATCCGGCGCGATCTCGAGGCCCTGGGCTTCGAGTCGATCGAGATCTCGACGCTGGAACGCGACGAGCAGGCGGATCTGCATCGGGTGCGTATCGGCCCGCTGGAAGAGGTCGAGCTGCAGGAGGCGACCGAGCGCCTGCAGGAGGCCGCCCACGTCGACTACCGCATCGTTGACGACTGA
- the mltB gene encoding lytic murein transglycosylase B → MTLNLRPLGTLRSVLLQAGLILSLGACSLSNVSGSEFRAGDPPYLEREEVQAFIDEQVEAGMDRDELESMFAEADPQQRILDLISAPAEARPWKDYRPIFVNDLRIERGERFMEEQAETLARAEETFGVEQAMITAIIGVETNYGRNTGGFRVFDALVTLGFDYPPRADFFRRELGEFLTLVQEEDLDVRETRGSYAGAMGRGQFISSSYRHYAVDFDGDGRRDLLNSWPDAIGSVANYFREHGWQTGEPVVARARVEGDAHEELISRNYQARFDLDELAEHGIYPDESVAEDGKYSFIRLEGEDGYEYYLGYPNFYVITRYNRSPLYAMAVHQLAEAFAE, encoded by the coding sequence ATGACCCTCAACCTCCGCCCGCTGGGCACCCTTCGTTCCGTCCTCTTGCAGGCCGGGTTGATCCTGTCACTGGGGGCCTGCTCCCTGTCGAACGTCTCGGGGTCCGAGTTTCGCGCCGGTGATCCGCCGTACCTGGAGCGCGAGGAGGTCCAGGCCTTTATCGACGAGCAGGTCGAGGCGGGCATGGATCGCGACGAGCTGGAGAGTATGTTCGCCGAGGCCGATCCCCAGCAACGCATCCTCGACCTGATCTCGGCCCCTGCCGAGGCGCGCCCCTGGAAGGACTATCGCCCGATCTTCGTGAACGACCTGCGCATCGAGCGCGGCGAGCGCTTTATGGAAGAGCAGGCCGAGACCCTCGCGCGCGCCGAGGAGACCTTCGGCGTCGAGCAGGCGATGATCACGGCGATCATCGGCGTGGAGACCAACTACGGGCGCAACACCGGGGGCTTCCGAGTGTTCGATGCGCTGGTCACGCTGGGATTTGACTACCCGCCGCGCGCGGACTTCTTCCGCCGCGAACTGGGCGAGTTTTTGACCCTGGTGCAGGAGGAGGACCTGGATGTCCGCGAGACACGGGGCTCCTACGCCGGCGCGATGGGGCGCGGACAGTTCATCTCGTCCAGCTACCGTCACTACGCGGTGGACTTCGACGGCGATGGTCGCCGGGACCTGCTGAACTCCTGGCCGGATGCGATCGGCAGTGTCGCCAACTACTTCCGCGAGCATGGCTGGCAGACCGGTGAGCCGGTGGTGGCACGCGCCCGGGTCGAGGGCGATGCCCACGAGGAGCTGATCAGCCGCAATTACCAGGCCCGCTTTGATCTCGACGAACTCGCCGAGCACGGCATCTATCCCGACGAGTCCGTGGCCGAGGACGGGAAGTACTCGTTCATTCGCCTCGAGGGCGAGGACGGGTATGAATACTATCTTGGCTATCCCAATTTCTATGTGATCACCCGCTACAACCGGAGCCCGCTGTATGCGATGGCCGTCCACCAGCTGGCCGAGGCCTTTGCCGAGTAA
- the rodA gene encoding rod shape-determining protein RodA, producing MISVTGREMPLGQWVLGRLRLDGVLLVLIGILLLVGLAVLFSASGESMIALERQAMRIGLGVTAMVLVAQIPVRTLRSLAPWLFVAGVALLLAVMVAGEIGKGARRWLDLGFMRFQPSEIMKLAVPMMVAWYLSTRNDRPRFRDLLVTVPLILVPVFLIMRQPDLGTAMLVGAAGFLVIFLAGLSWRWFVGLGLAAAAAIPALWLQMHDYQRQRVLTLFNPESDPLGTGYHIIQSKIAIGSGGLYGKGWLNGTQSHLDFLPERSTDFIFAVYAEEFGFIGVALLLLLYFAIVARGLWISALAQDRFARLLGGSLALTFAVYMVVNIAMVTGLLPVVGVPLPLVSYGGTSLVTLMVAFGILMSIASQKRLVNR from the coding sequence ATGATCAGCGTGACGGGGCGCGAGATGCCGCTAGGGCAGTGGGTGCTGGGGCGCCTGCGCCTGGATGGCGTGCTGCTGGTGCTGATCGGCATCTTGCTGCTGGTGGGGCTGGCGGTGCTGTTCAGTGCCTCCGGCGAGAGCATGATTGCCCTGGAGCGTCAGGCCATGCGCATCGGACTCGGCGTGACCGCGATGGTGCTGGTCGCGCAGATCCCGGTGCGCACCCTGCGGTCCCTCGCGCCTTGGCTGTTTGTGGCTGGTGTCGCGCTACTGCTGGCGGTCATGGTCGCCGGCGAGATCGGCAAGGGGGCGCGACGCTGGCTGGATCTCGGCTTCATGCGCTTCCAGCCCTCCGAGATCATGAAGCTGGCGGTGCCGATGATGGTCGCCTGGTACCTGTCCACTCGCAACGATCGGCCGCGTTTTCGCGACCTGCTGGTGACGGTGCCCCTGATCCTGGTGCCCGTTTTTCTGATCATGCGCCAGCCGGATCTGGGGACCGCGATGCTGGTGGGTGCCGCTGGTTTCCTGGTGATTTTCCTGGCGGGGCTGAGCTGGCGCTGGTTCGTCGGGCTGGGACTGGCCGCGGCCGCCGCGATCCCGGCGTTGTGGTTGCAGATGCATGACTATCAGCGCCAGCGGGTGCTGACCCTGTTCAATCCGGAGTCGGATCCGCTGGGGACCGGTTATCACATCATCCAGTCGAAGATCGCGATCGGCTCCGGCGGGCTGTACGGCAAGGGCTGGCTGAATGGCACGCAGTCGCACCTCGACTTTCTGCCCGAGCGTTCCACGGATTTCATTTTTGCGGTATACGCCGAGGAATTCGGGTTTATCGGTGTCGCACTCCTGTTGTTGCTGTATTTTGCGATCGTGGCGCGCGGGCTGTGGATCTCGGCCCTCGCTCAGGATCGCTTCGCCCGTTTGCTGGGCGGTAGCCTGGCGCTGACCTTCGCCGTCTATATGGTGGTCAACATCGCGATGGTGACAGGGCTTCTGCCCGTGGTCGGCGTGCCGCTTCCGCTGGTGAGCTACGGCGGCACATCATTGGTGACGCTTATGGTCGCCTTCGGTATTCTCATGAGCATTGCGTCGCAAAAGCGCCTGGTGAATCGATGA